One part of the Methylobacterium terrae genome encodes these proteins:
- a CDS encoding GNAT family N-acetyltransferase has product MVPFLTRFPAGDGRDAPPGIPLTRLLGRAAEGGIHLKGFGQGFGQSARLFPRLRHFETPGLDPVLGRIGSLEVRLATTPKEVKRAQRLRYRVFYEEMAAIPTGLALLKRRDADEYDAVCDHLLVIDHDAQEQKPFRKPKPRVVGTYRLLRQEQADRHFGFYTAGEYDLGPVLEANAGKRVLELGRSCVLGPYRTKRTVELLWHGIWTYVLHHRIDAMLGCASLEGTDPDRLALPLSFLHHFARAPEGWRARALPNRHVAMDRLSREAIDPKAALQALPPLIKGYLRVGATFGDGAVVDRQFGTTDVFVVLPVEAIAKRYIGHFGAEAGRHAA; this is encoded by the coding sequence ATGGTTCCGTTCCTCACCCGCTTCCCGGCCGGCGACGGCCGCGATGCTCCGCCCGGCATTCCCCTGACCCGCCTCCTGGGTCGTGCCGCGGAAGGCGGCATCCACCTCAAGGGGTTCGGCCAGGGGTTCGGCCAATCCGCGCGGCTCTTCCCGCGCCTCAGGCACTTCGAGACCCCCGGCCTCGACCCGGTCCTCGGCCGCATCGGCTCCCTCGAGGTGCGCCTCGCGACGACGCCGAAGGAGGTCAAGCGGGCCCAGCGCCTGCGCTACCGCGTCTTCTACGAGGAGATGGCGGCGATCCCGACCGGCCTCGCCCTGCTCAAGCGCCGCGACGCCGACGAGTACGACGCGGTCTGCGACCACCTCCTGGTGATCGACCACGACGCCCAGGAGCAGAAGCCCTTCCGCAAGCCCAAGCCCCGGGTCGTCGGGACCTACCGCCTGCTGCGCCAGGAGCAGGCCGACCGGCATTTCGGCTTCTACACCGCCGGCGAGTACGATCTGGGTCCGGTGCTCGAGGCCAATGCCGGCAAAAGGGTGCTGGAGCTCGGTCGCTCCTGCGTGCTCGGGCCCTACCGCACCAAGCGCACCGTCGAATTGCTCTGGCACGGCATCTGGACCTACGTGCTTCACCACCGCATCGACGCGATGCTCGGCTGCGCCAGCCTGGAGGGCACCGACCCGGACCGCCTCGCGCTGCCCTTGAGCTTCCTCCACCACTTCGCCCGCGCCCCCGAGGGCTGGCGCGCCCGCGCGTTGCCTAACCGCCACGTCGCCATGGACCGCCTCAGCCGCGAGGCGATCGACCCCAAGGCCGCCCTCCAGGCCCTGCCGCCCCTGATCAAGGGCTACCTGCGGGTCGGCGCCACCTTCGGCGACGGCGCGGTGGTCGATCGCCAGTTCGGCACGACCGACGTGTTCGTGGTGCTGCCGGTCGAGGCCATCGCCAAGCGGTATATCGGGCATTTCGGCGCCGAGGCGGGGCGGCACGCGGCGTGA
- the rplU gene encoding 50S ribosomal protein L21 has product MFAVIKTGGKQYRVAANDVITIEKLEGEAGTAVTFGEVLLFTDGAGATQVGAPLVSGVSVAGEIVKQARGPKVIAFKKRRRQNSRCKRGHRQDLTVVRVTGISAA; this is encoded by the coding sequence ATGTTCGCAGTGATCAAGACCGGCGGCAAGCAGTACCGCGTCGCCGCCAACGACGTCATCACGATCGAGAAGCTCGAGGGCGAGGCCGGCACCGCGGTCACCTTCGGCGAGGTGCTGCTGTTCACCGACGGCGCCGGCGCGACCCAGGTCGGCGCCCCGCTGGTCTCGGGCGTCAGCGTCGCCGGCGAGATCGTGAAGCAGGCCCGCGGCCCGAAGGTCATCGCCTTCAAGAAGCGCCGCCGCCAGAACTCGCGCTGCAAGCGCGGTCACCGCCAGGACCTCACCGTGGTCCGCGTCACGGGCATCAGCGCCGCGTAA
- the rpmA gene encoding 50S ribosomal protein L27: MAHKKAGGSSRNGRDSAGRRLGVKKFGSEAVLAGNIIVRQRGTKWHPGVNVGMGTDHTLFALTAGKVQFITKRGRAFVTVVANDAAPALEAAE; the protein is encoded by the coding sequence ATGGCTCACAAGAAGGCAGGCGGTTCGTCCCGCAACGGTCGCGATTCGGCCGGTCGTCGTCTCGGCGTGAAGAAGTTCGGCAGCGAGGCCGTCCTCGCCGGCAACATCATCGTGCGTCAGCGCGGCACCAAGTGGCATCCCGGCGTCAACGTCGGCATGGGCACCGACCACACCCTGTTCGCCCTCACCGCCGGCAAGGTGCAATTCATTACCAAACGAGGCCGCGCCTTCGTAACGGTCGTCGCCAACGACGCCGCCCCGGCCCTGGAGGCCGCAGAGTAA
- a CDS encoding GNAT family N-acetyltransferase, producing the protein MFPDLTRDDVFRLETRRLWLRWARQADAQALVRFAGEKAVAGMTARIPHPLDPPAVDNFILDSRQANADGRALIMAITPRRYPTQAIGVVSIAPDPEGGAPHLGYWLGTPHWGQGLATEAARAMIDAFFAYTEGGELGSSARVVNPASRRVLEKCGFASVGSGLQAFPARGGVFPVDRFRLDRRAWDSLKTWHAAGLVFARHDGPECRPGA; encoded by the coding sequence ATGTTTCCCGACCTCACCCGCGACGATGTCTTCCGGCTCGAGACCCGGAGGCTGTGGCTGCGCTGGGCCCGCCAGGCCGACGCGCAAGCCCTCGTCCGCTTCGCCGGTGAGAAAGCCGTAGCCGGGATGACCGCCCGCATTCCGCATCCGCTCGATCCGCCGGCCGTGGACAATTTCATCCTCGACTCGCGGCAGGCCAATGCGGACGGCCGGGCGCTGATCATGGCGATCACGCCGCGGCGGTACCCGACCCAGGCGATCGGCGTCGTCAGCATCGCGCCCGATCCGGAGGGCGGCGCCCCGCATCTCGGCTACTGGCTCGGCACGCCGCACTGGGGCCAGGGGCTGGCCACGGAAGCCGCGCGGGCGATGATCGACGCCTTCTTCGCCTATACGGAAGGGGGCGAGCTCGGCTCGTCCGCCCGGGTGGTGAACCCGGCGTCCCGGCGGGTGCTGGAGAAGTGCGGCTTCGCCTCGGTCGGCTCCGGCCTCCAGGCTTTCCCGGCCCGCGGCGGCGTCTTCCCGGTCGACCGCTTCCGGCTCGACCGGCGGGCCTGGGACAGCCTGAAGACCTGGCACGCGGCGGGCCTCGTCTTCGCCCGCCACGACGGGCCGGAATGCCGGCCCGGCGCCTGA
- the obgE gene encoding GTPase ObgE: protein MKFLDEAKVYVRSGDGGAGCVSFRREKFIEFGGPDGGDGGRGGDVWVECVEGLNTLIDYRYQQHFKARKGEHGSGRNRAGGKGDDVVLKVPAGTEILAEDRETLIADMTTVGQRVRLAKGGNGGFGNAYFTTSTNRAPKHANPGLEGQEHWLWLRLKLIADAGLVGLPNAGKSTFLATVTAAKPKIADYPFTTLHPGLGVVRVDTREFVLADIPGLIEGAHEGVGLGDKFLAHVERCRVLLHLVEGTSEDAGAAYRLVRTELEAYGHGLEDKPEVVALSKADALDPETLALQLERLEAETGRKPLVLSSATRQGVTDALRALMARMDAAAAEAPMERVAWQP from the coding sequence GTGAAGTTCCTCGACGAGGCCAAGGTCTACGTCCGTTCGGGAGACGGCGGCGCCGGCTGCGTCTCGTTCCGGCGGGAGAAGTTCATCGAGTTCGGCGGGCCGGACGGCGGTGACGGCGGCCGCGGCGGCGACGTCTGGGTCGAGTGCGTCGAGGGGCTGAACACCCTGATCGACTACCGCTACCAGCAGCATTTCAAGGCCCGCAAGGGCGAGCACGGCTCGGGCCGCAACCGCGCCGGGGGCAAGGGCGACGACGTGGTGCTGAAGGTGCCGGCCGGCACCGAGATCCTGGCCGAGGACCGCGAGACCCTGATCGCCGACATGACCACGGTCGGCCAGCGGGTGCGGCTCGCCAAGGGCGGCAACGGCGGCTTCGGCAACGCCTACTTCACCACCTCGACCAACCGCGCCCCGAAACACGCCAATCCAGGCCTCGAGGGCCAGGAGCACTGGCTCTGGCTGCGCCTGAAGCTCATCGCCGATGCGGGCCTCGTCGGGCTCCCGAACGCCGGCAAGTCGACCTTCCTCGCCACCGTCACGGCGGCGAAGCCCAAGATCGCCGACTACCCCTTCACCACCCTGCATCCGGGCCTCGGCGTGGTGCGGGTCGATACCCGCGAATTCGTGCTCGCCGACATCCCGGGCCTGATCGAGGGCGCGCACGAGGGCGTGGGCTTGGGCGACAAGTTCCTGGCCCATGTCGAGCGGTGCCGGGTTCTGCTCCATCTCGTCGAGGGCACGAGCGAGGATGCCGGCGCCGCCTACCGGCTGGTGCGCACCGAACTCGAGGCCTACGGCCACGGCCTGGAGGACAAGCCCGAGGTCGTGGCGCTGTCGAAGGCCGACGCCCTCGATCCCGAGACCCTGGCGCTCCAGCTCGAGCGCCTGGAGGCGGAGACCGGCCGGAAGCCGCTCGTCCTGTCCTCGGCGACGAGGCAGGGCGTGACGGACGCCCTGCGGGCTCTCATGGCCCGCATGGATGCGGCGGCAGCGGAAGCGCCGATGGAGCGGGTGGCCTGGCAGCCTTGA
- a CDS encoding type II toxin-antitoxin system VapB family antitoxin has product MAKRLIIDDDEIVDIAERMARRLGTTPNDVVTRLLREAEPRASAEISLTPAQQADYDALRALVKDVARFRQPGATSDHSDFYDENGLPV; this is encoded by the coding sequence ATGGCGAAGCGGCTCATCATCGACGACGATGAAATCGTCGACATCGCCGAGCGTATGGCAAGGCGTCTCGGCACGACGCCTAACGATGTCGTGACACGCCTCCTGCGCGAAGCAGAACCTCGGGCATCTGCCGAGATCTCGCTTACCCCCGCACAGCAGGCGGATTACGATGCCCTGCGTGCCCTCGTGAAGGATGTGGCCCGGTTTAGACAGCCCGGCGCAACCTCGGATCACTCCGACTTCTACGACGAGAACGGCCTGCCGGTATGA
- a CDS encoding type II toxin-antitoxin system VapC family toxin, with protein MIALDTSALVAIAMDEAEGETFSQIIAVSGSAIVGMPTLLETHMVLEGRLPGGAKYFLDRLLLVPSVRMIDFDHRMLQAATDAFLRFGRGRGHPARLNMGDCMAYAVARTQDLPLLFKGNDFVHTDLTPAAP; from the coding sequence ATGATCGCCCTCGACACGTCCGCGCTCGTCGCAATCGCGATGGACGAGGCGGAGGGCGAGACCTTCTCGCAGATCATTGCGGTGAGCGGCTCGGCGATCGTCGGGATGCCGACCCTGCTCGAGACCCACATGGTCCTCGAAGGCCGTTTGCCGGGGGGTGCCAAGTACTTCCTTGATCGCCTGCTGCTTGTCCCATCCGTCCGCATGATCGATTTCGACCACCGGATGCTTCAGGCTGCCACCGACGCCTTTCTTCGCTTCGGCCGGGGCCGCGGGCATCCAGCGCGGTTGAACATGGGGGACTGCATGGCTTACGCGGTAGCCAGGACCCAGGACCTGCCGCTCCTCTTCAAGGGGAACGACTTCGTCCACACGGACCTGACGCCCGCCGCACCCTGA
- the proB gene encoding glutamate 5-kinase — MSTLSAHRPPETPTLDQFRRVVLKVGSALLVDRARGRLRHAWLAALAEDIADLHGRGVDVLVVSSGSIALGRTVLNLSPGPLRLEESQAAAAVGQIALARHWSEALAHHGIVAGQILVTPQDTEERRRYLNARATTLKLLEERAVPVVNENDTVATSEIRYGDNDRLAARVATMIGADLLVLFSDIDGLYTAPPASDPNAEHLPVIARITPEIDAMAGGPASELSRGGMRTKVEAAKIAISGGTQMMIADGRVKNPLKAVANGARCSWFLAGSTPGAARKTWIAGSLEPRGTLTIDGGAARALQGGASLLPVGVRRVEGSFGRGDAVTIRAEDGTVLARGLVAYDSEDAARIVGRSSREIEAVLGYPGRAAMVHRDDLAVVGD; from the coding sequence ATGTCCACGCTCTCCGCCCACCGCCCGCCCGAGACCCCCACCCTCGACCAGTTCCGCCGCGTCGTGCTCAAGGTCGGCTCGGCGCTCCTCGTCGACCGGGCGCGGGGGCGGCTGCGGCATGCCTGGCTGGCGGCGCTCGCCGAGGACATCGCCGACCTGCACGGCCGCGGCGTCGACGTGCTGGTGGTCTCCTCCGGCTCGATCGCGCTCGGGCGCACCGTGCTCAACCTCAGTCCCGGGCCGTTGCGCCTGGAGGAGAGCCAGGCCGCGGCGGCAGTGGGGCAGATCGCGCTCGCCCGGCACTGGTCGGAGGCGCTCGCCCATCACGGCATCGTCGCCGGCCAGATCCTGGTGACGCCGCAGGACACCGAGGAGCGCCGGCGCTACCTCAACGCGCGGGCCACCACCCTGAAGCTCCTGGAGGAACGCGCCGTCCCGGTCGTCAACGAGAACGACACCGTCGCGACCTCGGAGATCCGCTACGGCGACAACGACCGCCTCGCGGCGCGCGTCGCCACGATGATCGGCGCCGACCTGCTGGTGCTGTTCTCCGACATCGACGGGCTCTACACCGCCCCGCCGGCGAGCGACCCGAATGCCGAGCATCTGCCGGTGATCGCCCGGATCACCCCGGAGATCGACGCCATGGCGGGGGGACCGGCCTCGGAACTGTCGCGCGGCGGCATGCGCACCAAGGTCGAGGCGGCCAAGATCGCGATCTCGGGCGGCACCCAGATGATGATCGCCGACGGGCGGGTGAAGAACCCGCTCAAGGCGGTGGCGAACGGCGCCCGCTGCTCGTGGTTCCTCGCCGGATCGACGCCGGGGGCTGCCCGCAAGACCTGGATCGCCGGGTCGCTGGAGCCCCGCGGCACCCTGACGATCGATGGCGGCGCGGCGCGTGCCCTCCAGGGCGGGGCGAGCCTGCTGCCGGTCGGCGTCCGGCGGGTCGAGGGCAGCTTCGGCCGCGGCGACGCGGTGACGATCCGGGCCGAGGACGGCACGGTGCTCGCCCGCGGCCTCGTCGCCTACGACAGCGAGGACGCGGCGCGGATCGTCGGGCGGTCGAGCCGGGAGATCGAGGCGGTGCTGGGCTATCCGGGCCGGGCCGCGATGGTGCACCGGGACGACCTGGCGGTGGTGGGGGATTGA
- a CDS encoding homospermidine synthase, with protein MTDWPVHGRISGPIVMIGFGSIGRGTLPLIERHFTYDKARFTVVEPSDAHKALADKHGLRFEQVALTKDNYREVLTPLLTEGGGQGFCVNLSVDTSSRDIMELCREIGALYIDTVAEPWPGFYFDKNAGPADRTNYALREQVLDARRRKPGGPTAVSCCGANPGMVSWFVKQALLNVAADLGLQTPEPKTREEWAALMRETGVKGIHIAERDTQRAKSEKPQGVFVNTWSVEGFVSEGNQPAELGWGTHETWMPENGRTLPNDAPAIYLLQPGADTRVRSWTPTAQAQFGFLVTHNEAISIADYYTVRQEGKAVYRPTCHYAYHPCNEAVLSLHEMWGQAGKVQEKHHILDENEIVDGIDELGVLLYGHGKNAYWYGSQLSIEETRRIAPYQNATGLQVTSAVLAGMVWALENPEAGIVEADEVDFRRCLEVQTPYLGPVIGVYTDWTPLSGRPGLFPEDIDESDPWQFRNVLVHGA; from the coding sequence ATGACCGACTGGCCCGTCCACGGCCGCATCAGCGGCCCCATCGTGATGATCGGCTTCGGCTCGATCGGCCGGGGCACCCTGCCCCTGATCGAGCGCCATTTCACCTACGACAAGGCCCGGTTCACGGTGGTGGAGCCGTCGGACGCCCACAAGGCGCTCGCCGACAAGCACGGCCTGCGCTTCGAGCAGGTGGCGCTGACCAAGGATAACTACCGCGAGGTCCTGACGCCGCTCCTCACGGAAGGCGGCGGCCAGGGCTTCTGCGTCAACCTCTCGGTCGACACCTCGTCGCGGGACATCATGGAGCTGTGCCGCGAGATCGGCGCGCTCTACATCGACACCGTCGCCGAGCCGTGGCCGGGCTTCTACTTCGACAAGAACGCCGGCCCCGCCGACCGCACCAACTACGCGCTCCGCGAGCAGGTGCTCGACGCCCGCCGCCGCAAGCCCGGCGGTCCGACCGCCGTGTCGTGCTGCGGCGCCAATCCCGGCATGGTGTCATGGTTCGTCAAGCAGGCGCTCCTCAACGTCGCGGCCGATCTCGGCCTGCAGACGCCCGAGCCGAAGACCCGCGAGGAATGGGCCGCGCTGATGCGCGAGACCGGCGTCAAGGGCATCCACATCGCCGAGCGCGACACCCAGCGCGCCAAGTCGGAGAAGCCGCAGGGCGTCTTCGTCAACACCTGGTCGGTCGAGGGCTTCGTCTCCGAGGGCAACCAGCCGGCGGAGCTGGGCTGGGGCACCCACGAGACCTGGATGCCGGAGAACGGCCGCACCCTGCCGAACGACGCGCCGGCGATCTACCTGCTCCAGCCCGGCGCCGACACCCGCGTGCGCTCCTGGACCCCGACCGCGCAGGCACAGTTCGGCTTCCTCGTCACCCACAACGAGGCGATCTCGATCGCCGACTACTACACGGTGCGCCAAGAGGGTAAGGCGGTCTACCGGCCGACCTGCCACTACGCCTACCACCCCTGCAACGAGGCGGTGCTGTCGCTGCACGAGATGTGGGGCCAGGCCGGCAAGGTGCAGGAGAAGCACCACATCCTCGACGAGAACGAGATCGTCGACGGCATCGACGAGCTCGGCGTGCTGCTCTACGGCCACGGCAAGAACGCCTACTGGTACGGCTCGCAGCTCTCCATCGAGGAGACCCGGCGGATCGCCCCCTACCAGAACGCCACCGGCCTCCAGGTGACTTCCGCCGTGCTCGCCGGCATGGTCTGGGCGCTGGAGAACCCGGAGGCCGGCATCGTCGAGGCCGACGAGGTCGATTTCCGCCGCTGCCTCGAGGTGCAGACCCCGTATCTCGGTCCGGTGATCGGGGTCTACACCGACTGGACCCCGCTCTCGGGCCGCCCGGGCCTCTTCCCCGAGGACATCGACGAGAGCGACCCTTGGCAGTTCCGCAACGTGCTGGTGCACGGCGCGTAA
- a CDS encoding Uma2 family endonuclease — translation MSLALRRAPRMRVADFIAMIRDRPDEERWELLDGEAVLMAPPGERHQLIVSNLLAALRPIVGKFGCRALPGLGLRNDFVDDYAPIPDVVVRCGPLLPDGYARDPIVVAEVLSPSTLNNDRGRKAEFYQGLQTLRAYLIVYQDEARVEVWSRGNGPDWSLRVLGRDDTIPLPDLGGSIPVATVYDDIPL, via the coding sequence ATGTCGCTCGCGCTCAGGCGGGCCCCGCGGATGCGGGTCGCCGACTTCATCGCAATGATCCGCGACCGCCCGGACGAGGAGCGCTGGGAGCTTCTCGACGGCGAGGCGGTGTTGATGGCGCCGCCGGGCGAGCGCCATCAGCTGATCGTCAGCAACCTTCTCGCCGCCCTGCGCCCGATCGTAGGGAAGTTCGGCTGCCGCGCCCTGCCGGGCCTGGGGCTGCGCAACGACTTCGTCGACGACTACGCGCCGATCCCCGACGTTGTCGTCCGCTGCGGCCCGCTCCTTCCTGACGGCTACGCCCGCGACCCGATCGTCGTCGCCGAGGTGCTGTCCCCATCCACCCTGAACAACGACCGGGGCCGCAAGGCCGAGTTTTACCAGGGCCTCCAGACCCTGCGCGCCTACCTCATCGTCTATCAGGACGAAGCCCGGGTGGAGGTCTGGTCACGCGGGAACGGCCCGGACTGGTCCCTGCGCGTCCTCGGCCGCGACGACACGATCCCGCTGCCCGATCTCGGCGGGTCGATTCCGGTTGCCACCGTCTACGACGA